One segment of Marvinbryantia formatexigens DSM 14469 DNA contains the following:
- a CDS encoding amino acid ABC transporter permease produces the protein MPADFFGRILFLLERYGASFLRGAGVTMAIALVGTLIGCIIGFAVGVVQTIPVSKRDGLPKRIFLKAVKVILSAYVELFRGTPMMVQAMFIYYGSQSLFKINMSMWFAAYFIVSINTGAYMAETVRGGILSIDPGQTEGAKAIGMTHFQTMTSVILPQALRNIMPQIGNNLIINIKDTCVLSIIGTVELFFAAKSVAGTFYTYFEAFTIAMVIYFVLTFTCSRILRWAEHKMDGPDNYDLANLDTLTQTSGMYPFKKRRTGNE, from the coding sequence ATACCTGCTGATTTTTTTGGCAGAATTCTGTTTTTGCTGGAACGTTACGGCGCCTCCTTTTTGCGGGGCGCCGGCGTGACGATGGCGATTGCCCTGGTGGGCACGCTTATCGGCTGTATTATCGGCTTCGCGGTGGGCGTGGTGCAGACCATTCCGGTGTCGAAGCGGGACGGACTTCCGAAACGTATTTTTCTGAAGGCTGTCAAGGTGATTCTGAGCGCGTATGTGGAGCTTTTCCGCGGAACGCCGATGATGGTGCAGGCGATGTTTATCTATTACGGCTCGCAGTCGCTCTTTAAAATTAATATGTCGATGTGGTTCGCCGCGTATTTTATCGTTTCGATCAACACCGGCGCCTACATGGCGGAGACGGTCCGCGGCGGAATCCTTTCCATCGACCCCGGACAGACCGAGGGTGCAAAGGCGATCGGTATGACGCACTTCCAGACGATGACGAGCGTCATCCTGCCGCAGGCGCTGCGCAATATTATGCCGCAGATTGGCAACAATCTGATCATCAACATTAAGGATACCTGCGTGCTTTCTATTATCGGCACGGTGGAGCTGTTTTTCGCGGCAAAGAGCGTAGCGGGAACCTTCTATACTTATTTTGAGGCGTTTACGATTGCGATGGTGATTTATTTTGTGCTGACCTTTACCTGCTCGCGCATTCTGCGCTGGGCGGAGCACAAGATGGACGGACCGGACAATTATGACCTTGCAAATCTGGATACGCTCACTCAGACGAGCGGTATGTATCCTTTTAAAAAGAGGAGGACAGGCAATGAGTGA
- a CDS encoding spore coat associated protein CotJA: MNCQTRESSTMPRCNDALAGMPLAMAYVPWQPAFNDTFPLCRALQNGTIFPELCKPFCGRRGGCR; this comes from the coding sequence ATGAATTGTCAGACACGCGAATCATCAACTATGCCGCGCTGCAATGACGCGCTTGCGGGAATGCCGCTTGCAATGGCGTATGTGCCGTGGCAGCCGGCGTTTAACGATACGTTCCCGCTCTGCAGGGCGCTGCAGAATGGCACGATTTTCCCGGAGCTTTGCAAACCATTCTGTGGAAGGAGAGGTGGCTGCAGATGA
- a CDS encoding recombinase family protein, with product MNPEATGNFTPAACYIRVSTDRQEELSPAAQQRLLLDYACSNHMRVSPEHIFIENGISGRKAEKRPQFQRMVGMAKTEQPPFRVILVWKFSRFARNQEESIVYKSMLKKQHGIDVVSITEPLAEGPFGSLIERIIEWMDEYYSINLSGEVLRGMTEKALRGGCQSAPCLGYRAPGGGQPFEIVPEEAEIVQYIFFQFAIVRLSAAAIARSLNERGITTRRGRKFETRSVVYILRNRFYIGKVSWNGIERDGAQERFLSEELFSLAKERLDAEYAPRQSRRPSSRRHWLSGMVKCAACGASLGYNKSAYPFFQCWKYAKGMHPGSCSIQERQLTEAIFSFFRELLAGADFLLSPADTPLPASRVSAASCQRSPDGLASPDASLCQNGLENAILPGPVSCRFTSESAAIPGAPLCLLHPEDISHADVTLCQSSLKKLALRELRIKEAYEAGIDTLPEYQENKQRLQSERARLNALLASARKQETAKKQNPQNPSSAPVYTLREFFESDAIPPEQKAAFLCRVLEEIVWDKQKNRLSFFLRTP from the coding sequence ATGAATCCAGAAGCTACCGGCAACTTTACACCCGCCGCCTGTTACATCCGCGTCTCCACCGACAGGCAGGAGGAGCTTTCTCCGGCTGCACAGCAGCGTCTGCTGCTTGATTATGCCTGTTCAAATCATATGCGGGTATCTCCGGAGCATATTTTTATTGAAAATGGCATTTCCGGCAGAAAAGCAGAAAAACGCCCGCAGTTTCAGCGCATGGTTGGTATGGCAAAGACGGAACAGCCGCCATTTCGCGTAATTCTGGTCTGGAAGTTCAGCCGCTTTGCGCGCAACCAGGAGGAATCCATCGTCTATAAATCCATGCTGAAAAAACAGCACGGCATTGATGTCGTCAGCATCACAGAGCCGCTTGCCGAGGGCCCTTTCGGCAGTCTGATTGAACGTATTATCGAATGGATGGATGAATATTATTCCATCAACCTGTCCGGCGAGGTACTGCGCGGTATGACGGAAAAGGCGCTGCGCGGGGGCTGCCAGAGCGCGCCCTGTCTTGGCTACCGTGCTCCCGGAGGCGGACAGCCGTTTGAAATTGTGCCGGAGGAAGCAGAAATCGTGCAGTATATCTTCTTCCAGTTTGCCATCGTCCGCCTGAGTGCCGCCGCCATTGCGCGTTCGCTCAATGAGCGCGGCATTACTACCCGGCGCGGCAGAAAATTTGAGACGCGCTCGGTCGTCTATATTCTGCGCAATCGTTTTTATATCGGCAAAGTCTCCTGGAACGGCATCGAACGTGACGGCGCGCAGGAACGCTTTCTTTCCGAAGAGCTTTTTTCCCTGGCAAAGGAACGTCTGGATGCCGAATATGCACCCCGGCAGAGCCGCCGCCCGTCTTCCCGCCGTCACTGGCTGTCCGGTATGGTAAAATGCGCCGCCTGCGGGGCGTCCCTTGGCTATAACAAGAGCGCCTACCCCTTTTTCCAGTGCTGGAAATACGCCAAAGGTATGCATCCCGGCAGTTGCAGCATCCAGGAACGGCAACTGACAGAAGCCATTTTTTCTTTCTTCAGAGAACTGCTTGCCGGAGCCGACTTTCTGCTGTCTCCGGCAGATACTCCGCTCCCCGCCTCCCGCGTCTCTGCGGCGTCCTGCCAGCGCAGTCCGGATGGCCTCGCCAGCCCTGATGCGTCTCTCTGCCAAAACGGTCTGGAAAATGCCATCCTCCCCGGTCCTGTGTCCTGCCGGTTCACATCTGAGAGCGCTGCCATCCCCGGCGCTCCGCTCTGCCTGCTTCACCCGGAAGATATCTCCCATGCCGACGTGACTCTCTGCCAGAGCAGTCTAAAGAAGCTGGCACTCCGGGAGCTGCGTATAAAGGAAGCCTATGAGGCAGGCATCGACACGCTCCCGGAATATCAGGAGAATAAGCAGCGCCTGCAATCCGAACGCGCCCGGCTGAATGCTCTGCTGGCATCTGCCCGGAAACAGGAAACCGCCAAAAAACAGAATCCGCAAAATCCTTCCTCCGCTCCTGTTTATACACTGCGCGAATTCTTTGAGAGCGACGCCATCCCTCCGGAACAAAAAGCCGCTTTTCTTTGCCGCGTTCTGGAGGAAATTGTCTGGGATAAGCAGAAAAACCGGCTTTCCTTCTTCCTGCGCACCCCCTGA
- a CDS encoding YhcH/YjgK/YiaL family protein: MIFSSIYTASESLCYPKGIQKALDFLKDHDFTAMEPGRFELQGDDIFATLMDATTKPKEEVHPESHREYIDVQFVVSGTEKLGFVNDTGKYEPIEHPEGSDVYFYGEVENESFVVSTPGCFSVFFPEDIHRPCVCAGEPENIRKVVVKIRVAAL, encoded by the coding sequence ATGATTTTTTCATCTATCTACACAGCATCCGAAAGCCTCTGCTACCCGAAGGGCATCCAGAAAGCGCTGGATTTCCTGAAGGACCACGATTTTACAGCTATGGAGCCGGGACGCTTTGAGCTCCAGGGCGATGATATTTTCGCCACGCTGATGGATGCCACCACAAAGCCAAAGGAGGAGGTACATCCCGAATCCCACCGTGAGTACATCGACGTCCAGTTCGTTGTCTCCGGCACAGAAAAGCTCGGCTTTGTAAATGATACCGGAAAATATGAGCCCATCGAGCACCCGGAGGGGTCTGACGTGTATTTCTATGGAGAGGTGGAAAACGAAAGCTTCGTCGTTTCCACGCCGGGCTGCTTCAGCGTCTTCTTCCCGGAGGACATCCACCGTCCCTGCGTCTGTGCCGGGGAACCGGAAAATATCCGCAAGGTCGTTGTGAAAATCCGTGTTGCCGCGCTGTAG
- a CDS encoding M20/M25/M40 family metallo-hydrolase: MFEQIGTVLSEMIRIPTVSGAGNEEQYRIGEYRECLRKNFPELFAAAKEYPIGEARLLKLTAAGRAGRPVLFTGHMDVVPADGSTWIQEPFSGKIEDGCVWGRGSQDMKGPQCALLSAVNELLKEGWRPEREIWFYLSCDEETGGQTTERAADFLKERGVQFETVFDEGGTICENFMGLLPERAAMFGIAEKGSFEYRFTAYGRGGHAANPPKDSAIVRLAELVTELEETDIFVRRLSEGNRMMLREIARSAETEESCRIALAAEEQEAGYPLLHEICPEADQLLGTTIAFTMIEGGSAFNVMPKKAVLTANVRVSSVEGEKEVTEKLKALAARHDIVCELTGGRDAAPEGGVDGNGYQAMKASVEAVYPGLKVIPFVLAGGTDSRHFLELTDEVLRFSPMYAAPHQGRGVHGENESAYISAVADAARCYYTLLKEHL; encoded by the coding sequence ATGTTTGAACAGATTGGAACAGTTTTATCGGAAATGATACGGATACCGACGGTCAGCGGAGCCGGAAATGAAGAGCAGTACCGGATTGGGGAATACAGGGAGTGCCTGCGGAAAAATTTTCCGGAGCTTTTTGCAGCGGCAAAGGAGTATCCCATCGGGGAAGCCAGACTTTTAAAGCTGACGGCGGCAGGCCGTGCGGGAAGACCGGTGCTGTTCACCGGACACATGGATGTGGTCCCGGCGGATGGGAGTACATGGATACAGGAACCGTTTTCCGGAAAAATCGAGGATGGCTGCGTCTGGGGACGCGGCAGCCAGGATATGAAGGGCCCACAGTGCGCGCTTCTGTCGGCAGTGAACGAATTGCTGAAGGAGGGATGGCGCCCGGAGAGGGAAATCTGGTTTTACCTCTCCTGCGACGAGGAAACAGGCGGACAGACGACAGAGCGCGCGGCAGATTTTCTGAAGGAACGCGGTGTACAGTTTGAAACGGTGTTCGATGAGGGCGGTACTATCTGCGAGAATTTTATGGGACTGCTTCCGGAGCGGGCGGCGATGTTTGGAATCGCGGAAAAAGGCTCCTTCGAATACCGGTTTACGGCATATGGAAGGGGCGGTCACGCGGCAAATCCACCGAAGGATTCGGCGATTGTACGTCTGGCAGAGCTGGTCACAGAGCTGGAAGAAACTGATATTTTTGTCCGCAGGCTCAGCGAGGGAAACCGGATGATGCTGCGGGAAATCGCGAGATCGGCAGAAACAGAAGAGAGCTGCCGTATCGCGCTGGCGGCAGAAGAGCAGGAGGCGGGGTATCCCCTGCTGCATGAGATATGTCCGGAGGCGGACCAGCTTCTGGGGACAACGATTGCGTTCACTATGATAGAAGGAGGCAGCGCCTTTAACGTGATGCCGAAAAAAGCGGTATTGACAGCGAATGTGCGGGTGTCCTCTGTTGAGGGAGAAAAAGAGGTTACAGAGAAGCTGAAGGCGCTGGCGGCCCGTCATGATATCGTCTGTGAGCTGACGGGCGGAAGGGATGCTGCGCCGGAGGGCGGCGTGGACGGAAACGGCTACCAGGCAATGAAGGCAAGCGTGGAAGCTGTCTATCCCGGTCTGAAGGTTATTCCTTTTGTCCTGGCTGGCGGTACGGATTCACGCCATTTCCTGGAGCTGACAGACGAAGTGCTGCGCTTCTCGCCCATGTATGCGGCGCCGCACCAGGGAAGGGGCGTTCACGGTGAAAATGAATCTGCGTATATTTCCGCGGTTGCGGACGCTGCACGCTGTTACTATACGCTGCTGAAGGAGCATTTATAA
- a CDS encoding GntR family transcriptional regulator → MSESTKVFTQIKGKKSLTDQIHDQILELIIKNPSPENQVLNEKRLAELFGVSKAPVREALIKLCSEDILMSVPRFGYMVIQRQEKDYRDIAKMRVMLEQEALRTSFPGLTKDKLEEIRRQLQRAATKKDVDVWQVWEDNEEFHMLLASFAENKILLRFLKDCMNLQKRDYAQEIWRKKSNMDDSVSGTPHNDIYARLCEGDQEGALLLLEKDIIGGAEMEGQSLIAR, encoded by the coding sequence ATGAGTGAATCAACAAAAGTTTTTACCCAGATAAAGGGAAAAAAGTCGCTGACAGACCAGATTCATGACCAGATTCTGGAGCTGATTATCAAAAACCCGTCTCCGGAGAACCAGGTTTTAAATGAAAAACGTCTGGCGGAGCTGTTCGGCGTCAGCAAGGCGCCGGTGCGGGAGGCACTGATCAAGCTGTGCAGCGAGGATATTCTGATGAGTGTCCCGCGCTTCGGCTATATGGTCATTCAGAGACAGGAGAAGGATTACCGCGATATTGCAAAGATGCGTGTGATGCTGGAGCAGGAAGCGCTGCGCACATCATTTCCGGGGCTGACGAAGGATAAGCTGGAGGAAATCCGCAGACAGCTCCAGCGGGCAGCCACAAAAAAGGATGTGGATGTATGGCAGGTCTGGGAGGACAACGAGGAATTTCATATGCTGCTGGCGTCGTTTGCGGAGAACAAAATTCTTCTGAGATTTCTGAAGGACTGTATGAATCTGCAGAAGCGGGACTATGCACAGGAGATATGGCGCAAAAAGAGCAATATGGACGATTCGGTATCCGGAACACCGCACAATGATATTTATGCAAGACTGTGCGAAGGCGACCAGGAGGGAGCGCTTCTCTTATTAGAGAAAGACATCATCGGAGGAGCAGAGATGGAGGGGCAGAGCCTGATTGCGCGCTAG
- a CDS encoding transporter substrate-binding domain-containing protein gives MKMKNVCRTLLGMTMTLSLAAGMMTAANAEEKKVLKVAMECGYAPYNWTQSDDSNGAVPISGSPDYAYGYDVMMAKHICEELGYDLEIVKLDWDSLVPAVQAGTVDCVIAGQSITSERLQSVDFSEPYYYATIVTLVKSDNAYAEAKGVADLKGATCTSQINTIWYDLCLPQIEDANILPAHESVPQMLVALNSGACDIVVTDQPTGMAACVAYPDFTMLDFAGTDDDFEVSDEEINIGISMQKGNTELKEAIDSVLSEMTVDDFSEMMDEAIAVQPLAQ, from the coding sequence ATGAAAATGAAAAATGTATGCAGAACCCTGCTGGGTATGACCATGACACTGTCACTTGCAGCCGGAATGATGACAGCGGCGAACGCGGAGGAGAAAAAGGTACTCAAAGTTGCGATGGAGTGCGGTTATGCTCCCTACAACTGGACACAGTCGGATGATTCCAACGGGGCAGTGCCGATTTCCGGCAGCCCGGACTATGCTTACGGCTACGACGTTATGATGGCAAAGCACATCTGTGAGGAGCTCGGCTACGATCTGGAAATCGTAAAGCTTGACTGGGATTCCCTGGTACCGGCGGTGCAGGCAGGAACGGTTGACTGCGTAATCGCAGGACAGTCGATTACCTCTGAGCGTCTGCAGTCGGTCGATTTTTCCGAGCCGTATTACTATGCGACGATTGTTACTCTGGTGAAAAGCGATAACGCCTATGCGGAGGCGAAGGGCGTTGCCGATTTGAAGGGCGCTACCTGCACCTCGCAGATTAACACCATCTGGTATGATCTGTGTCTGCCGCAGATCGAGGACGCCAATATTCTGCCGGCGCATGAATCTGTTCCGCAGATGCTGGTTGCACTGAACAGCGGCGCATGTGACATTGTAGTTACCGACCAGCCGACCGGTATGGCGGCATGTGTGGCATATCCGGATTTCACCATGCTGGATTTTGCGGGTACAGACGATGATTTTGAAGTATCCGATGAAGAAATTAACATCGGTATTTCCATGCAGAAGGGCAATACCGAGCTGAAGGAAGCCATCGACAGCGTGCTGAGCGAAATGACGGTGGACGATTTCTCGGAAATGATGGACGAAGCGATTGCAGTACAGCCGCTGGCCCAGTAG
- a CDS encoding DNA alkylation repair protein: MNTLEKRVQTALSDMQDPEYKAFQSKLIPTVNPDRIIGIRTPQLRKFAREFAKSGDAAAFMKLLPHTYYEEDNLHGFLIESMKDFQETIDALDTFLPYVDNWATCDLMVPKVLKKHPQELFEKIRQWLASGQTYTIRFGIGMLMRFYLDELFQSEYPTLVAAVRSEEYYVNMMVAWYFATALAKQYDAILPYFQQKMLEPWTHNKAIQKAIESSRITDEQKVYLRTLKIK; encoded by the coding sequence ATGAATACACTGGAAAAACGCGTACAGACCGCTCTGTCTGACATGCAGGATCCGGAATACAAAGCCTTCCAGAGCAAGCTGATTCCGACGGTGAATCCGGACCGGATTATCGGCATCCGCACGCCGCAGCTGCGCAAATTTGCCAGAGAGTTCGCAAAAAGCGGGGATGCCGCCGCATTTATGAAGCTCCTGCCGCACACTTACTACGAGGAAGACAATCTGCACGGCTTTCTGATCGAGAGCATGAAGGATTTCCAGGAAACGATTGATGCGCTGGATACATTTCTTCCCTATGTGGACAACTGGGCCACCTGCGATTTGATGGTGCCGAAGGTTTTAAAAAAGCATCCGCAGGAATTGTTTGAAAAAATCCGCCAGTGGCTGGCTTCCGGACAGACCTATACCATCCGTTTCGGCATCGGGATGCTGATGCGTTTTTACCTGGATGAGCTGTTCCAGTCCGAGTACCCCACACTGGTCGCCGCCGTCCGCTCTGAAGAATATTATGTTAATATGATGGTCGCCTGGTACTTTGCAACGGCGCTTGCCAAGCAATACGATGCCATTCTGCCGTATTTCCAGCAGAAGATGCTGGAGCCGTGGACGCACAACAAAGCAATCCAGAAAGCCATCGAAAGCTCGCGCATCACAGATGAGCAAAAGGTGTACCTGCGTACACTGAAAATTAAATAA
- a CDS encoding iron-containing alcohol dehydrogenase encodes MNNFEFQCGTKMIFGKGTEQRVGEELKSFGASRVLFVYGGSSIKKSGLYDRVVKSLTDAGLYFEELAGVVPNPRVSLVRRGISICREKGIDFLLAVGGGSVIDTCKAMSFGVYYKEDVWDLISGKVRPGTQRLPVATILTLPAAGSEESDSCVISDETISVKTGFGSPLMRPVFSIMNPELTYTLPPYQTACGCMDMMSHAMERYFSHTENVEMTDRVTEGILATVIHNLPIALEKPDDYAARAEIMLCGTWAQNDMTGCGREQDWFNHGLEHQISGFYDIAHGAGLAISTPAWMEMLCEKEQCVPKLAQYAVRVWNVPENPEDAAETAKEGVKKLRSLLRAAGLPQSLGEVGIGTERFEEIADNMTDGGSHTCGAFYPFGKKDILELLNRME; translated from the coding sequence ATGAACAATTTTGAATTTCAGTGTGGAACAAAGATGATTTTTGGAAAAGGAACAGAGCAGCGTGTGGGAGAAGAGCTGAAAAGCTTTGGCGCATCAAGGGTACTTTTTGTATACGGCGGAAGCTCGATAAAAAAGAGCGGATTATATGACCGCGTGGTAAAATCACTGACGGATGCCGGGCTTTATTTTGAGGAGCTGGCGGGCGTTGTGCCGAATCCGCGGGTATCTCTCGTGCGCCGGGGAATTTCCATCTGCCGTGAGAAAGGGATAGATTTTCTGCTGGCTGTCGGGGGCGGAAGCGTCATTGACACTTGCAAAGCAATGTCGTTTGGGGTATATTATAAAGAAGATGTCTGGGATCTGATTTCGGGAAAGGTCAGACCGGGAACGCAGCGTCTCCCGGTGGCAACAATACTGACACTGCCTGCGGCGGGCAGTGAGGAGAGCGATAGCTGTGTTATTTCTGATGAGACAATTTCCGTGAAAACAGGCTTTGGTTCTCCGCTGATGCGACCGGTCTTCTCGATAATGAATCCGGAGCTTACCTATACACTGCCGCCTTATCAGACCGCCTGCGGCTGTATGGATATGATGTCCCATGCAATGGAACGCTATTTTTCCCATACGGAAAATGTGGAAATGACGGATCGGGTGACAGAGGGAATTCTGGCAACTGTGATACATAATCTTCCCATTGCGCTGGAAAAACCGGATGATTATGCTGCGCGTGCGGAAATCATGCTCTGTGGGACCTGGGCGCAGAACGATATGACAGGCTGCGGCAGGGAGCAGGACTGGTTTAATCACGGGCTGGAGCATCAGATCAGCGGATTTTATGATATCGCACATGGAGCGGGACTGGCGATTTCCACACCGGCGTGGATGGAAATGCTCTGCGAAAAGGAACAGTGTGTGCCGAAGCTGGCGCAGTATGCGGTGCGCGTCTGGAACGTGCCGGAGAATCCGGAAGATGCGGCTGAAACAGCAAAAGAGGGCGTAAAAAAGCTGCGCAGTCTGCTGCGCGCTGCCGGTCTGCCGCAGTCGCTTGGCGAGGTCGGAATCGGAACAGAACGTTTTGAGGAAATCGCGGATAATATGACGGATGGCGGAAGTCATACCTGCGGTGCTTTTTACCCGTTTGGGAAAAAAGATATTCTGGAATTACTGAACAGGATGGAATAG
- a CDS encoding spore coat protein CotJB, whose protein sequence is MSNYMMRNHPAQMQRSCTQGCQQRTASPAPDSCQMPRRMEERRQTSGTAMENCRMTAGAGTENCRMDGGNRRRTSFETMNQTQLLDCINEVSFAVSDILLYLDTHPDDCAALSYSREMIAARREAMAVYARRFAPLTIDSTNDADSCRWEWVMQPWPWEPAMKGGCR, encoded by the coding sequence ATGAGTAATTATATGATGCGCAATCATCCGGCGCAGATGCAGAGAAGCTGCACGCAGGGCTGCCAGCAGCGGACGGCGTCCCCGGCGCCGGATAGCTGCCAGATGCCGCGCCGGATGGAAGAACGGCGACAGACTTCCGGCACGGCGATGGAGAACTGCCGTATGACAGCGGGCGCCGGGACGGAAAACTGCCGTATGGACGGCGGAAACCGGCGCCGGACATCTTTCGAGACCATGAATCAGACGCAGCTTCTGGACTGTATTAATGAAGTGAGTTTTGCAGTAAGTGATATTCTGCTGTATCTGGATACGCATCCGGATGACTGCGCGGCACTTTCCTACAGCAGGGAAATGATCGCCGCGCGCAGGGAGGCGATGGCGGTTTATGCCAGACGTTTTGCACCGCTGACGATTGACAGTACAAACGATGCGGATAGCTGCCGCTGGGAATGGGTAATGCAGCCGTGGCCGTGGGAGCCGGCAATGAAAGGGGGATGCCGTTAA
- a CDS encoding M24 family metallopeptidase, which translates to MDKIQKLQKTMPSSVEALIVCDPANRFYLTGMKSSAGTVLVTRQRAWLLIDFRYLEEAEKKVKNCTVLEQKELYAQLATLLRKQQIKKVSVLADRMTLVQCRALREGLALAEIDDTEMAAQWMERMRMEKDDEEIECHRRAQQITDRTFDYICGIIRPGMTELEISQEIGTHLTALGSDDRNFNFIVASGTNSSLPHGFATRKVIQKGDFVTMDFGAVCGGYLADMTRTVAVGSVTEEQKNVYEIVRGAQERAFAEIRPGACCRDVDAAARDYIYSRGYRGCFSHGLGHSIGVEVHENPRFNETCMEKLVPGVVITVEPGIYIRQRFGVRIEDMIVVRENGFENLAKSPKKLIIL; encoded by the coding sequence ATGGATAAGATTCAGAAATTGCAGAAAACAATGCCGTCCTCTGTGGAAGCACTGATTGTCTGCGACCCGGCAAACCGTTTTTACTTGACAGGAATGAAATCCTCTGCCGGTACGGTTCTCGTTACGCGTCAGAGGGCATGGCTGCTGATTGATTTCCGGTATCTGGAAGAGGCGGAAAAAAAGGTAAAAAACTGCACCGTACTGGAACAGAAGGAGCTTTATGCGCAGCTTGCCACGCTTCTGCGTAAGCAGCAGATAAAAAAGGTTTCCGTGCTGGCTGACCGGATGACGCTTGTGCAGTGCAGAGCGCTGCGGGAAGGATTGGCTTTGGCAGAGATAGACGATACGGAGATGGCAGCGCAGTGGATGGAGCGGATGCGCATGGAGAAGGACGATGAAGAAATCGAATGCCACAGGAGAGCGCAGCAGATAACAGACCGCACGTTTGATTATATCTGCGGGATTATCCGGCCGGGGATGACGGAGCTGGAAATCTCGCAGGAAATCGGAACGCATCTGACAGCGCTTGGCTCGGACGACCGGAATTTCAATTTTATTGTGGCTTCGGGGACAAACAGCTCCCTTCCGCACGGCTTTGCGACCCGGAAGGTCATTCAGAAGGGCGATTTTGTCACAATGGATTTCGGCGCGGTCTGCGGCGGCTATCTTGCCGATATGACCAGAACGGTGGCGGTGGGAAGTGTGACGGAGGAACAGAAAAACGTATATGAGATAGTGAGAGGGGCGCAGGAGCGGGCTTTCGCAGAAATCCGACCGGGCGCCTGCTGCCGTGACGTGGATGCTGCCGCGCGCGATTATATTTACAGCCGGGGATACCGGGGCTGCTTTTCCCACGGACTGGGGCACAGCATCGGAGTGGAGGTGCATGAAAATCCGAGATTTAATGAAACCTGCATGGAGAAACTGGTACCGGGCGTTGTGATTACGGTAGAGCCGGGCATTTATATCCGGCAGCGGTTCGGCGTGCGCATCGAGGACATGATAGTGGTGCGGGAAAACGGATTTGAAAACCTGGCGAAGAGCCCGAAGAAACTGATTATTTTGTGA
- a CDS encoding amino acid ABC transporter ATP-binding protein: MSEAIIQVQHLGKEFGSHSVLRDIDFSVHPQDVTSIIGPSGSGKSTLLRCINMLEIPSTGAILYHGTDITDRRVNVESYRAKVGMVFQNFNLFNNKTVLGNCMVGQMRVLKKSKEEAHRKAIFYLEKVGMAEYINAKPRQLSGGQKQRVAIARALAMEPEVLLFDEPTSALDPQMVGEVLQVMRQLVEEGLTMIIVTHEMAFARDVSKHVIFMTDGVIEEQGTPQDIFENPSNERTKEFLSRFRQA; this comes from the coding sequence ATGAGTGAAGCAATTATTCAGGTACAGCATCTGGGAAAGGAATTTGGAAGCCATTCGGTGCTGCGGGACATTGATTTTTCCGTGCATCCGCAGGATGTCACCAGTATTATCGGACCGTCCGGCTCCGGAAAATCAACGCTTCTGCGCTGCATTAATATGCTGGAGATTCCCAGCACGGGTGCGATTCTCTATCATGGAACCGATATCACGGACCGCCGGGTAAATGTCGAGTCGTACCGCGCAAAGGTGGGAATGGTTTTTCAGAATTTCAATCTGTTTAACAATAAGACGGTGCTTGGCAACTGTATGGTCGGTCAGATGCGCGTTCTGAAAAAGAGTAAGGAAGAGGCGCACAGAAAGGCGATTTTCTATCTGGAAAAGGTGGGAATGGCGGAATATATCAACGCGAAGCCGCGCCAGCTCTCCGGCGGACAGAAGCAGCGTGTGGCGATTGCCAGAGCTCTTGCGATGGAGCCGGAGGTGCTGCTGTTTGACGAGCCGACATCGGCGCTCGACCCGCAGATGGTCGGCGAGGTGCTCCAGGTTATGCGCCAGCTCGTGGAGGAAGGACTGACGATGATTATCGTCACGCACGAAATGGCATTCGCAAGGGATGTGTCAAAGCATGTAATTTTCATGACGGACGGCGTGATAGAAGAGCAGGGAACGCCGCAGGATATTTTTGAGAATCCGTCGAATGAGCGGACAAAGGAATTCCTGAGCAGATTCCGTCAGGCATAA